The proteins below come from a single uncultured Carboxylicivirga sp. genomic window:
- a CDS encoding starch-binding protein translates to MNKIKYIIGFVFLAAIMSSCEETYERSAGGDILTTNPVLNALTENEFTLEAPEEGDDGDFLFRTTWTRPRISYDNGLPVDVQDISYTLEAGILSNDFVNKVEINSTDELFLDIYSSALYKVAKSLADENFEETQNIEFRIVASYEGGSDSIISNSIPVVVSPVATWQPEELTIRFKQTTGNWAEFAVYAWGEEEAYGGWPGEVLTADAEGWYSFTVPTSRPINLIMNDNGVGQQFDFLVDPTESACYEFDTDNGTFTLADCPTPPITIRWKYIGSDWASSNIYAWGGDPVGETFGAWPGQTVTPDAEGWCSVSVPAGQTVGNVIFNNGTGGDGGQFDLSMSITEDVCLEITSDSYTVVDCN, encoded by the coding sequence ATGAATAAAATAAAATATATAATTGGATTCGTATTTCTTGCAGCCATCATGTCATCCTGCGAAGAAACATACGAACGCTCGGCTGGTGGAGACATCTTAACGACAAACCCGGTACTGAATGCTTTAACTGAAAATGAATTTACATTGGAAGCTCCGGAAGAAGGTGACGATGGTGACTTTTTGTTCCGAACAACATGGACACGACCTCGTATCTCATACGATAATGGTTTGCCTGTTGATGTACAAGACATAAGCTATACTTTAGAAGCAGGAATACTAAGCAATGACTTCGTAAATAAAGTAGAAATAAATTCTACAGATGAGCTATTCTTAGATATTTACTCAAGCGCATTATACAAAGTTGCTAAAAGTTTAGCAGATGAAAATTTTGAAGAAACACAAAATATTGAATTTCGCATAGTAGCTTCTTATGAAGGAGGTTCCGATTCAATCATTTCCAATTCAATACCTGTAGTTGTATCTCCGGTAGCCACCTGGCAACCTGAAGAATTAACCATCAGGTTTAAGCAAACAACAGGTAATTGGGCAGAATTTGCTGTGTATGCCTGGGGCGAAGAAGAGGCATACGGAGGATGGCCGGGTGAAGTTTTAACAGCAGATGCCGAAGGATGGTATTCTTTCACCGTACCTACAAGTCGTCCTATCAACCTTATCATGAATGATAACGGAGTAGGTCAGCAATTCGATTTTTTAGTTGATCCTACTGAAAGTGCCTGTTATGAGTTTGACACCGATAATGGCACCTTCACCCTTGCCGATTGCCCAACACCACCAATTACCATACGTTGGAAATATATAGGTAGCGACTGGGCTTCTTCCAATATTTATGCATGGGGCGGCGATCCGGTTGGTGAAACGTTTGGAGCTTGGCCCGGACAAACAGTCACTCCCGATGCCGAAGGCTGGTGTAGCGTAAGCGTTCCTGCAGGCCAAACTGTGGGTAACGTCATTTTCAATAACGGAACCGGAGGCGATGGTGGTCAATTCGATCTTTCGATGTCTATTACCGAAGATGTATGTCTCGAGATAACCTCTGATTCCTATACGGTAGTTGATTGTAACTGA
- a CDS encoding SusE domain-containing protein, whose protein sequence is MKKQIIYLSLLFLSFVLFSCSDDENNPVLTHIEASELNYLPSNMIVLETAEKGTNPLLFTATWTETNFYLDGSDQSMPAGPVSYQLQIDIEGNNFANAKTLASTMQLYTDIFVADLNTFLLTEFEIQPAEAVNYEMRVVAAYGENNPDNVVNSANTLPVTITTYNPPTDIEPIYIIGDMQGWNNTSTEFMMYRNSNASDDYTYTYTGFIAGNTYFKFCSESYLGTWDNMYCAGADGVLEVGDLGSFFIETDGYYTLSIDVNAMTWSIENYDASGADEWPVISLVGAFSEWGEVDEPDMLVSSYDPHQWSLDITLDNIEYGVKFRANNSWDNRWGPKVSTDAPWGVAELNPTTHDNNISLDEFGLGTYNVRFNDLTGHYVIMLQE, encoded by the coding sequence ATGAAAAAACAAATAATATATCTGAGCTTACTTTTCTTATCGTTTGTGCTGTTTAGCTGTAGCGATGACGAGAATAATCCGGTTCTGACCCATATAGAAGCCAGCGAGTTAAACTATCTGCCTTCCAACATGATTGTGCTTGAAACCGCTGAGAAAGGCACTAACCCATTACTTTTTACGGCTACCTGGACCGAAACCAACTTCTATCTCGATGGTTCTGATCAATCAATGCCGGCTGGTCCGGTTAGTTATCAGTTACAGATTGATATCGAAGGAAACAATTTTGCCAATGCCAAAACACTTGCATCTACCATGCAATTGTACACCGATATTTTTGTGGCAGATTTAAACACCTTTCTGTTAACAGAGTTTGAAATTCAACCGGCAGAGGCTGTCAATTACGAAATGAGAGTGGTAGCCGCTTACGGCGAGAATAATCCCGACAATGTTGTCAATTCAGCCAATACTTTACCGGTTACCATTACTACTTACAATCCTCCAACAGATATTGAACCGATTTATATTATTGGTGATATGCAAGGATGGAATAACACCAGTACTGAGTTTATGATGTATCGCAATAGTAATGCTTCGGATGATTATACCTATACCTACACCGGATTTATTGCAGGCAATACTTACTTTAAATTTTGTTCCGAAAGTTATTTGGGTACCTGGGATAACATGTACTGTGCAGGTGCTGACGGAGTGCTGGAAGTGGGTGACCTAGGTTCCTTTTTTATCGAAACAGATGGCTATTATACATTAAGTATTGATGTGAATGCCATGACATGGTCCATCGAAAATTACGATGCAAGTGGTGCTGACGAATGGCCCGTAATAAGTTTGGTCGGCGCTTTTTCGGAATGGGGTGAAGTTGACGAACCCGATATGCTAGTTTCGAGCTACGATCCTCACCAATGGAGTTTGGATATTACGTTGGATAACATCGAGTACGGTGTGAAATTCCGTGCCAACAACAGTTGGGATAATCGCTGGGGTCCAAAAGTATCAACCGATGCTCCGTGGGGTGTTGCTGAATTGAACCCAACAACTCACGACAACAACATCAGTTTAGATGAATTTGGTTTGGGTACTTATAACGTTCGCTTCAATGACCTAACAGGACATTATGTGATAATGCTTCAGGAGTAA
- a CDS encoding RagB/SusD family nutrient uptake outer membrane protein: MKIINKITILFAVALTMNLSSCTDDLNTVPPGGKETTAEEAWDDPETYNKFVAKIYACFALSGNQGPSGYDDIVGDDQGEATFLRSYWNLQELTTDEAVCAWSDDGLNGLAFCNWTSSNRFCELTYNRLLVTVAFCNEFLRETEEEALNERNVDEALKTEIQEYRTEVKAIRAINYYLLMDLFANVPFLNQEDGVGAYMPEQKGRDFLFPWIESELLACENNLPVRSDANYGKVTNGVIWMVLSKMYLNAEVYIGENKYTESLTYLNKLMAEDYELDTQYSYMFGADNDLSPEIIFPIVFDGKKATTYGGTTYLMAASWGSDMEPGSNFGLGQSWSGLRAKETLSSLFEDNDARAMFWTDKRTQETSVLNDFNFGYSVIKYTNIKRSNPLNVPVENREFGSDNQFPDTDFPMYRLADAYLMYAEAVLRGGTGGDRTTALGYINEIRGRANASTISDSDMTLDFILQERSRELYWEGHRRTDLIRFNQFTANYAWPWKNGVYSGTANINNIYKIFPIPAAELVANTNVEQNPGY; encoded by the coding sequence ATGAAAATCATAAATAAAATAACAATACTCTTTGCAGTAGCATTAACAATGAACTTATCGTCCTGTACCGACGATTTAAATACGGTTCCTCCCGGAGGAAAAGAAACAACCGCCGAAGAAGCATGGGACGATCCGGAAACATACAACAAATTTGTTGCAAAAATTTATGCTTGTTTTGCTCTATCGGGTAACCAGGGCCCTAGCGGATATGATGACATTGTAGGCGATGATCAGGGGGAAGCAACCTTCCTTCGCTCCTACTGGAATTTACAGGAATTAACCACTGATGAAGCAGTTTGTGCATGGTCGGATGATGGATTAAACGGACTAGCTTTCTGCAACTGGACATCAAGTAACCGATTCTGCGAGCTTACTTACAACCGTTTGCTGGTAACTGTTGCTTTCTGTAACGAATTTCTTCGCGAAACAGAAGAAGAGGCACTGAACGAACGTAATGTGGATGAAGCACTAAAAACAGAAATTCAGGAATACCGAACCGAAGTAAAAGCCATCAGAGCAATTAACTATTATTTATTGATGGATTTGTTTGCCAATGTTCCTTTCTTAAATCAGGAAGATGGTGTGGGTGCCTATATGCCTGAACAAAAAGGACGCGACTTTCTATTTCCATGGATTGAAAGTGAATTGCTTGCCTGCGAAAACAATCTTCCGGTAAGAAGTGATGCAAATTATGGCAAAGTAACCAACGGCGTTATCTGGATGGTATTGTCTAAAATGTATCTGAACGCCGAAGTGTATATCGGTGAAAACAAATACACCGAAAGCCTTACCTATTTGAATAAACTAATGGCAGAAGATTATGAATTAGATACCCAATATAGTTATATGTTTGGTGCTGATAATGATCTTTCACCCGAAATCATTTTTCCAATTGTTTTTGATGGTAAAAAAGCCACTACTTATGGTGGAACAACTTACCTGATGGCAGCCTCATGGGGATCGGATATGGAGCCTGGAAGTAATTTTGGATTGGGTCAATCATGGTCGGGACTCAGAGCTAAAGAAACCCTTAGCTCCTTGTTTGAAGATAATGATGCACGAGCTATGTTCTGGACTGATAAACGCACTCAGGAAACCAGCGTTTTAAACGATTTTAACTTCGGTTACTCAGTAATCAAATATACCAACATCAAACGAAGCAATCCATTGAATGTGCCGGTTGAAAATCGCGAATTTGGTTCCGACAATCAGTTCCCCGATACCGACTTTCCGATGTATCGCTTGGCTGATGCCTACCTGATGTATGCCGAAGCTGTTCTGCGTGGTGGAACCGGAGGCGACAGAACAACGGCTTTAGGATATATCAACGAGATTCGTGGTAGAGCCAATGCTTCAACCATTTCGGATAGTGATATGACACTTGATTTTATACTACAGGAACGCTCAAGAGAACTTTATTGGGAAGGACATCGCCGTACAGACCTTATTCGTTTTAACCAGTTTACGGCCAACTATGCATGGCCATGGAAAAACGGTGTTTACAGTGGTACTGCCAACATCAACAACATTTATAAGATATTCCCAATTCCGGCAGCCGAGTTAGTGGCTAATACTAATGTCGAACAAAATCCGGGTTATTAA
- a CDS encoding SusC/RagA family TonB-linked outer membrane protein, with the protein MKKIYVSSRTLHTHMWLPKVFALLLLLTSISGFAQETHSVSGIVKDQSGETIIGVNVIVKNKTIGTVTDPNGQFSLSNVSVSDTLVFSFIGFDDQMIAIAGRSTIDVVMISASELVDEVVIIGYGSVKKDDLTGSVAVLKPDLKSRGSAPNPQDMLIGKVPGVQITTAGGSPSAGATIRIRGGSSLSANNDPLIVVDGIPLGGGPGGVGNMLSTINPTDIETFTVLKDASATAIYGSRASNGVILITTKKGKSGKLRINYDGNVSVSQRKEGIDVLNGDEFRTFIQDTFAGLSNEDEVVAKLGTENTDWQDAIFRTSISTEHNLSAFGSYKDMMPYRASVGYTNQNGILRTSNMERFTGSFSVTPKLLDDHLSVNLNGRGMYIKNRFADQGAIGSAISMDPTQPIYDENSPYGGYWSWTGSDGNILSVATKNPVSLLEMRHDTSDGYQFIGNAQADYKLHFFPKINFNLNMGIDYSETTGHNATPHTAPAEANSGGYQNDWKNTRNNSLLDFYGQYKTDMDFMQSNMEVMAGYSWQHFWWENSNMAIRTAPDRYGEVIEDNVPYAEEYYLVSFFGRMNWNMYNKYLLTFTVRQDGSSRFNEDNRWGVFPAAAFAWRINQENFLKDSGVLSNLKLRLGWGLTGQQDIGYTYPSVRVYQNSVGEAANYYRNGVWQSLIKPLSYNNNLKWETTRTWNVGFDYGFFNNRLNGTIDFYSRETRDLLNQEVKVAAGSNFSEYVVANIGTLENIGTEFSVNVVPIVKNNWKWEFGFNFAYNKNEITALTFNNDAAIHRFGNTGGDGGFDLLAHTVGNPHSMYYVYEQIYDEAGKPIEGMYVDRNNDGTINEEDLYLYHKFTPDWNLGFNTKLNYKNWDLSIASHGSLGNYNYNAIAANNAELAPARVYANEFLSNRHATAFETNFNYKRVLSDYYVQDASFFRIDNITLGYSIDKVLGFDTQTRLSMAVQNPFVFTKYEGLDPEVYGGVDSNFYPRPVIYVLGVSVNF; encoded by the coding sequence ATGAAAAAAATCTATGTGAGCTCAAGGACTTTGCATACCCATATGTGGTTACCAAAAGTCTTTGCACTTCTGTTATTACTAACTAGTATTTCCGGCTTCGCCCAGGAAACACATTCCGTCTCTGGTATTGTCAAAGATCAATCGGGCGAGACCATAATAGGTGTTAATGTTATTGTTAAAAACAAAACCATTGGAACGGTAACCGATCCCAACGGGCAATTCTCGTTGAGTAACGTATCGGTCTCCGACACTTTAGTGTTTTCCTTTATTGGTTTTGATGATCAGATGATAGCTATAGCGGGTCGTAGTACAATTGATGTTGTTATGATTTCAGCTTCCGAATTGGTTGATGAAGTAGTAATTATTGGTTACGGATCGGTTAAAAAAGATGATCTAACCGGATCGGTAGCAGTATTAAAACCCGATTTAAAAAGCCGTGGTTCTGCGCCTAATCCGCAGGATATGCTAATTGGTAAAGTTCCCGGGGTACAGATAACTACTGCTGGTGGATCGCCAAGTGCAGGAGCAACCATTCGTATCAGAGGTGGTTCATCACTTTCGGCCAATAACGATCCGCTTATTGTTGTGGATGGAATTCCTTTGGGAGGTGGCCCTGGTGGTGTAGGTAACATGCTAAGTACCATTAACCCAACCGACATCGAAACTTTTACAGTATTAAAAGATGCATCGGCAACCGCCATTTACGGTTCACGTGCCTCCAACGGTGTTATTCTTATCACCACTAAAAAAGGTAAATCAGGTAAGCTACGCATCAATTACGATGGTAACGTATCGGTAAGTCAACGCAAAGAAGGAATTGATGTACTAAACGGAGACGAGTTTCGAACATTTATTCAAGACACTTTCGCAGGCTTATCCAACGAAGATGAAGTGGTTGCAAAACTAGGAACCGAAAACACGGATTGGCAGGATGCTATTTTCCGTACCTCGATAAGTACCGAGCACAACTTAAGCGCGTTTGGTTCTTATAAAGATATGATGCCTTATCGTGCATCGGTTGGCTATACCAATCAAAATGGTATTCTGAGAACATCCAATATGGAACGTTTCACCGGTAGTTTCTCTGTTACACCTAAGTTGTTAGACGATCATTTATCGGTAAACCTGAACGGACGTGGAATGTATATTAAAAACCGTTTTGCCGATCAGGGTGCCATTGGATCAGCCATATCAATGGATCCAACTCAGCCTATTTACGACGAAAACAGCCCATATGGAGGTTACTGGTCGTGGACAGGAAGCGATGGAAACATTTTAAGTGTGGCTACTAAAAACCCGGTTTCGTTACTTGAAATGCGTCACGACACTTCTGATGGTTACCAGTTTATTGGTAATGCACAGGCTGATTATAAACTGCACTTCTTTCCAAAAATTAATTTCAATCTAAATATGGGGATTGATTATTCCGAAACAACCGGACATAATGCAACACCCCACACAGCACCTGCCGAAGCTAATTCAGGTGGTTACCAAAACGATTGGAAGAACACTCGAAACAATTCTTTGCTCGATTTCTATGGTCAGTACAAAACTGATATGGACTTTATGCAAAGTAACATGGAGGTGATGGCAGGTTATTCGTGGCAACACTTCTGGTGGGAAAACAGCAATATGGCTATTCGCACTGCTCCCGACCGCTATGGCGAAGTAATCGAAGACAATGTACCCTATGCTGAAGAATATTACCTGGTATCGTTCTTCGGACGAATGAACTGGAACATGTATAACAAATACCTGCTTACTTTTACAGTTCGTCAGGATGGTTCATCTAGATTTAACGAGGACAACAGATGGGGAGTATTCCCGGCTGCTGCCTTTGCATGGCGCATCAACCAAGAAAATTTCCTGAAAGATTCAGGTGTTTTATCTAATCTGAAACTTCGTTTGGGTTGGGGACTAACCGGACAACAAGATATTGGTTATACCTATCCATCTGTAAGAGTATACCAAAATAGTGTGGGTGAAGCAGCCAATTATTATCGAAACGGAGTATGGCAATCCCTTATCAAACCTTTATCATACAATAACAATCTAAAATGGGAAACCACCCGTACCTGGAACGTTGGATTTGATTATGGTTTCTTCAATAACCGATTGAATGGTACCATCGACTTCTATAGTCGCGAAACCCGTGACTTGTTGAATCAAGAGGTTAAGGTGGCAGCAGGTAGTAACTTCAGCGAATATGTGGTAGCCAATATTGGTACGCTGGAAAATATCGGTACTGAATTTTCGGTAAATGTGGTTCCTATTGTAAAAAACAACTGGAAGTGGGAGTTCGGATTTAATTTCGCCTACAATAAAAATGAAATTACTGCACTTACTTTCAATAACGATGCAGCTATACACCGTTTTGGTAATACTGGAGGTGACGGAGGATTCGATTTACTTGCTCATACCGTAGGTAATCCACACTCGATGTATTATGTGTATGAACAAATATACGATGAAGCCGGTAAGCCAATTGAAGGAATGTATGTCGACAGAAATAACGACGGTACCATCAACGAAGAAGATTTGTATTTGTACCACAAGTTTACCCCTGATTGGAACCTTGGTTTTAACACCAAACTGAACTACAAAAACTGGGACTTGTCCATTGCGTCTCACGGTAGTCTGGGCAATTACAACTACAATGCCATTGCAGCTAATAATGCAGAGTTGGCTCCTGCCCGTGTGTATGCCAACGAGTTTTTAAGTAACCGACATGCAACAGCTTTTGAAACCAATTTCAACTATAAGAGAGTGTTGTCTGATTACTACGTGCAGGATGCATCGTTCTTCAGAATCGACAATATCACACTTGGATATTCGATAGACAAAGTGCTGGGTTTTGATACTCAAACACGATTATCAATGGCAGTTCAAAATCCATTTGTATTTACAAAATACGAAGGCCTCGATCCGGAAGTATATGGCGGCGTAGACAGCAATTTCTACCCTCGTCCGGTCATTTATGTATTGGGTGTGAGTGTTAACTTTTAA
- a CDS encoding DUF6377 domain-containing protein, protein MKKFCFLILSLGCLITLHAQNTSIDSLYHLLDKAIKQKPAFIHARILTIDSLKTQLNHTETNEDIYQFSQQLYDEYKTFQYDSAYHYALTIYNLSKKHNNTFWYNESCLDLSFIMTSSGLYGDSFRFIESIVTDSLTSEQQLKYYNYCSRYYHDLTLFNGRNLFSDEYWYKSRDLLVSLISLAEELNQPDLIHRGQLELYDGNIERAKQHYLNFLKSEDSYSQDYSITTSTLSFIYSVSDNPQLQKQYAIMSAISDIHCAITENASFHKLALILYDEGDTERAYQLIKLSLDDANYYNARLRRVEIAKSLPIIEKAFHDKLNHEKRRLAIALAAISFLALIILLAAFYIFKQVKQLRQNRQVIQSTNDQLQQLNRDLLESNKIKEEYIGHFLNLCSQYIDKIEQFQQLVQRKIKVGQIDSLLAMTKSKKLINEEMQELLMSFDRIFLKLFPDFKDEFNALFEPENQFSLKKDELLNTELRIFALIRLGVHDSSKIAQFLRYSVNTVYTYRTKVKNRAKIDRDKFENEIMKIDSFTA, encoded by the coding sequence ATGAAAAAATTCTGCTTCCTGATACTTAGTTTAGGTTGCCTTATTACCCTACATGCGCAAAATACATCCATCGATTCGTTGTATCATTTATTGGATAAAGCCATCAAACAAAAACCGGCTTTTATTCATGCTAGAATACTTACTATCGATAGCCTGAAAACACAACTTAACCATACCGAAACCAACGAGGATATTTATCAGTTTAGCCAACAACTTTACGACGAATACAAAACGTTTCAATACGATTCGGCTTACCATTATGCCTTAACCATTTACAATCTATCGAAAAAACACAATAATACCTTTTGGTACAACGAAAGTTGCCTCGATTTATCTTTTATCATGACCTCATCAGGGTTATATGGCGATTCGTTTCGATTTATTGAAAGCATTGTTACAGATTCTCTTACTTCGGAACAACAACTAAAATATTATAACTATTGCTCAAGGTATTACCACGATCTTACTCTTTTTAATGGTCGTAATCTTTTTTCAGATGAATACTGGTATAAATCGCGCGATTTACTGGTTTCGCTCATCTCACTAGCCGAAGAATTGAATCAACCCGATTTGATACACCGCGGACAGCTGGAATTATACGATGGTAATATTGAGCGGGCAAAACAACATTACCTTAACTTTCTAAAAAGTGAGGATTCATACAGTCAGGATTATTCCATTACTACCTCTACCCTTTCATTTATTTACAGTGTATCCGATAATCCGCAATTGCAAAAACAATACGCCATTATGTCGGCCATTTCTGATATTCATTGTGCCATAACCGAAAACGCTTCGTTTCATAAACTAGCCTTAATATTATACGACGAAGGTGATACAGAAAGGGCCTATCAGCTTATTAAGCTATCGCTCGACGATGCCAATTATTACAATGCCCGCTTACGAAGAGTTGAAATTGCCAAATCGTTACCCATCATCGAAAAAGCTTTTCATGATAAGTTAAATCACGAAAAAAGAAGACTGGCCATTGCTCTGGCAGCCATTAGCTTTTTGGCTCTTATCATTTTACTGGCAGCATTTTATATCTTCAAACAAGTAAAACAGCTGAGACAAAACCGTCAGGTCATTCAGTCAACCAATGATCAGCTGCAGCAATTAAACCGCGACTTACTCGAATCGAATAAAATCAAGGAAGAATACATTGGTCATTTCCTCAATCTTTGCTCTCAGTATATTGATAAAATTGAGCAATTTCAGCAATTGGTTCAACGCAAAATTAAAGTGGGACAGATTGATTCATTACTAGCTATGACCAAATCGAAAAAACTGATTAATGAAGAGATGCAGGAGCTTTTAATGAGTTTCGATCGTATCTTCCTGAAACTGTTTCCTGATTTTAAAGATGAATTCAACGCCCTCTTTGAACCTGAAAATCAATTCTCGTTAAAGAAAGACGAGCTTTTAAATACCGAACTACGCATTTTTGCATTAATCCGTTTGGGTGTTCACGATAGTTCGAAGATTGCACAGTTTTTACGCTACTCGGTAAATACCGTTTATACATATCGCACCAAAGTTAAAAACCGAGCTAAGATCGATAGGGATAAATTCGAAAATGAAATTATGAAGATAGATAGTTTTACTGCTTAG